The following coding sequences lie in one Moritella viscosa genomic window:
- a CDS encoding putative uncharacterized membrane associated phage protein (No significant database matches) gives MPIELWAVIAVAGVGLFGWLCLTIYNSIIKRIELVEKTTTDNAPLQAVDNERWIRQDKTNELVSTLRSEQAVIQNQVQTHSNDIKKLEGKIDKIDGKIDQLLSRPQ, from the coding sequence ATGCCAATAGAACTATGGGCTGTTATTGCAGTCGCAGGGGTCGGGCTTTTTGGGTGGTTATGTCTCACAATCTATAACAGTATCATTAAACGTATCGAGTTAGTCGAAAAGACAACTACTGATAATGCACCATTACAAGCAGTCGATAATGAAAGATGGATACGTCAAGATAAAACTAATGAGTTAGTATCAACGTTGCGCTCAGAACAAGCGGTTATTCAAAACCAAGTTCAAACACACAGTAATGATATTAAGAAGTTAGAGGGAAAGATTGACAAGATTGATGGGAAAATTGACCAATTACTTAGCAGACCACAATAA
- a CDS encoding putative uncharacterized membrane associated phage protein (No significant database matches) has protein sequence MSNEVPTPNKGIKKSDVFTSVTLSGFLTFILLTWSKTLESSDFLHPYITEQTISFLTGITSFLLTLLFSFIRYEVSFIVNRREYTTKLKFLDELIEIAPFQNDKIELEKQKSVLIKHAADAIVKQKR, from the coding sequence ATGAGCAATGAAGTGCCAACACCTAATAAAGGGATCAAAAAATCTGATGTATTCACTAGTGTTACATTGTCAGGTTTTCTAACGTTTATACTATTAACATGGTCAAAAACGTTGGAAAGTTCTGACTTTTTGCATCCTTATATAACAGAACAAACTATTTCATTTTTAACCGGTATCACTTCTTTTTTACTTACTTTATTATTTTCATTTATTCGATATGAAGTAAGCTTTATTGTTAATAGAAGAGAGTATACAACAAAATTAAAATTTTTAGACGAGTTGATTGAAATCGCACCATTTCAAAATGATAAAATTGAATTAGAAAAACAGAAAAGTGTATTAATTAAACATGCAGCAGATGCCATCGTAAAACAAAAACGATGA
- a CDS encoding putative uncharacterized membrane associated phage protein (No significant database matches), which yields MKHLLLFFILLLVPMTGCQAVSAAASFLLPDTPTISAEANIGDNSVNTEVQKTKQEAVSIDEIDGENVIINSEVTQASVTKSTSLDNAHANQIIQNNSINPFLWILIGLLIDLNALIKSIKSIFVIR from the coding sequence ATGAAACACTTATTACTATTTTTTATATTACTACTTGTGCCTATGACTGGCTGCCAAGCTGTGTCCGCTGCGGCAAGCTTTTTACTACCTGATACCCCAACAATTTCGGCTGAAGCTAACATTGGCGATAATAGCGTAAATACTGAAGTTCAAAAGACAAAGCAAGAAGCTGTCTCTATTGATGAAATCGACGGTGAAAATGTCATTATAAACTCAGAAGTTACACAAGCATCTGTAACAAAATCGACAAGTTTAGATAATGCACACGCTAATCAAATAATTCAAAATAACAGCATAAATCCATTTTTGTGGATATTAATAGGTTTACTCATTGACCTTAACGCGCTCATTAAATCAATAAAATCAATATTTGTTATACGCTAA
- a CDS encoding putative uncharacterized phage protein (No significant database matches): MNFIIKWELKGTAEVGYVLNKTYEELHGNDVLSELQRLVDGRIEVITYIDGAVLLMNEEAVINGMPVWAVKEDHELNRYVPEHFVINDQKVLVGPVVMCSDDGIEFSGFKSIEECKEVLRNK; encoded by the coding sequence ATGAATTTTATTATTAAATGGGAACTTAAAGGAACAGCTGAAGTAGGTTACGTGTTGAATAAAACATATGAAGAGTTACACGGTAATGATGTGCTTAGTGAGTTGCAACGTTTAGTTGATGGACGTATTGAAGTTATCACGTATATAGACGGAGCTGTTTTATTGATGAATGAAGAGGCTGTTATTAACGGCATGCCTGTTTGGGCTGTAAAAGAAGATCACGAACTAAACCGCTATGTGCCAGAACACTTTGTGATAAACGACCAAAAAGTTTTAGTTGGTCCTGTTGTGATGTGCAGTGATGATGGAATTGAGTTTAGCGGGTTTAAATCAATTGAAGAATGTAAGGAGGTGTTACGTAATAAGTAA
- a CDS encoding putative uncharacterized membrane associated phage protein (No significant database matches), with amino-acid sequence MTIANVIKKTFKYSVITVVVGGIALIAIAITEGNERRAEKKALEDCLETPAMLTLYAEFKTDWSAYASPMMNRSRELESYGMKPHQARQRAEGDYEWEKRQVDNTQRKIDAGTEKCKALLR; translated from the coding sequence ATGACAATAGCCAACGTAATAAAAAAGACTTTTAAATACTCTGTAATCACCGTTGTTGTTGGTGGTATAGCACTGATTGCTATCGCTATAACAGAAGGAAATGAACGCCGCGCAGAGAAAAAAGCACTAGAAGACTGCTTAGAGACGCCAGCCATGTTAACTCTATACGCTGAATTCAAGACAGACTGGTCCGCTTATGCTTCACCAATGATGAACCGCTCACGTGAGCTAGAGTCATATGGTATGAAACCACACCAAGCACGCCAACGAGCTGAAGGTGATTACGAGTGGGAGAAACGTCAAGTAGATAACACACAACGTAAAATAGACGCAGGCACAGAAAAATGTAAGGCATTACTACGCTAG
- a CDS encoding putative uncharacterized phage protein (No significant database matches) produces MTTSKSVKTDTKTAQKPAVEKTTEVKAAKTKKDLTERDVVAVMSKSLKQAYITTSVKYSQTAKSEELLKADMKKRKKLAVLAEAKDFEFKVLKANVSLEEAQNTKFSNHCDYVNNGYDMLSTKGKNVTIESTIKAKPAEIKATEKADKTKPVKS; encoded by the coding sequence ATGACTACTTCAAAAAGCGTAAAAACCGATACCAAAACAGCACAAAAACCAGCCGTTGAAAAGACAACTGAAGTTAAAGCAGCTAAAACAAAAAAAGATTTAACTGAACGTGATGTCGTTGCCGTTATGAGTAAATCATTAAAGCAAGCGTATATAACCACTAGTGTTAAATACAGCCAAACAGCTAAATCTGAAGAGTTGTTAAAAGCTGATATGAAAAAACGTAAAAAACTTGCTGTTCTAGCTGAAGCTAAAGATTTTGAATTTAAAGTATTAAAAGCAAACGTTAGCTTAGAAGAAGCGCAAAACACTAAATTTAGTAACCATTGTGATTACGTTAATAACGGTTACGACATGCTGAGCACGAAAGGTAAAAACGTAACTATAGAAAGCACGATTAAAGCTAAACCAGCTGAAATTAAAGCAACTGAAAAAGCAGATAAAACAAAACCTGTTAAGTCATAA
- a CDS encoding putative uncharacterized phage protein: MKSTFKHFHNLSSDTLIESWQSDKTMFVFDTNVLLNLYGYAAQTRDDFFKILAILDDRLWLPYHVGLEYQRRRLDIIKSEKAIFSSIDKNLDKIQKIFDNDFTQLALKRRFPKLFESTNKLQKDIHKNIIDYKKSVSYWDKSQPCVKSHDPIRNRINDCFDGRVGEKPDDQASLDKIYNEGKDRYEKRIPPGFSDAGKSQNKNETHFYSDGLYYERQYGDLILWKQLLEKAKDEGIESVIFVTDDAKEDWWYKLDSNGNKQIGPLAELQAEIYRESKITAFHMYSTSAFLTDGKSHLAVDVEESSIEDADVRQTDVAHNKSLFVEKITYNDSDESNEEYLSLVNRIVNNRIHQPDVEKDKHSEDMNIFLSQIYEKNIHRMLNNKDDYDEVKIENELKKLERIIGRDSNKYQSLLAEYIF; this comes from the coding sequence ATGAAGTCTACATTTAAACATTTTCATAATCTGTCGTCTGATACTCTGATTGAGTCTTGGCAAAGTGATAAAACAATGTTTGTATTTGATACAAATGTATTGTTGAACCTTTATGGTTATGCAGCTCAAACCCGCGATGATTTTTTTAAAATATTAGCCATATTAGATGATCGACTTTGGCTTCCTTATCATGTTGGGCTCGAATATCAACGTAGACGCTTGGATATTATAAAAAGCGAAAAAGCTATTTTTAGTAGTATTGATAAGAATCTAGATAAAATTCAGAAAATTTTTGATAATGATTTTACGCAGCTTGCCTTAAAACGTCGTTTTCCAAAACTTTTTGAAAGCACTAACAAACTGCAAAAAGACATACATAAAAACATTATTGATTATAAAAAATCGGTTTCCTATTGGGATAAATCCCAGCCTTGTGTTAAGTCTCATGATCCAATACGCAATCGAATTAATGATTGTTTCGATGGCCGTGTCGGTGAAAAACCCGATGATCAAGCATCGCTAGACAAAATTTATAATGAAGGTAAAGATCGATACGAAAAAAGAATTCCTCCGGGTTTTAGTGACGCAGGAAAGTCACAAAATAAGAATGAAACACACTTTTATTCTGATGGTTTGTATTATGAGAGGCAGTATGGGGATTTAATCCTCTGGAAACAGCTTCTAGAAAAAGCTAAAGATGAAGGTATTGAATCAGTAATTTTTGTAACTGATGATGCTAAAGAAGATTGGTGGTATAAGCTAGACTCTAATGGCAATAAGCAAATTGGTCCTTTAGCTGAATTACAAGCTGAAATTTATAGAGAATCAAAGATCACCGCTTTTCATATGTATAGCACATCAGCATTTTTAACCGATGGAAAATCCCACCTTGCAGTAGATGTAGAAGAAAGCTCTATTGAGGATGCAGATGTAAGGCAGACTGACGTAGCCCATAATAAGAGCCTCTTCGTGGAGAAAATTACTTACAATGATAGTGATGAATCAAATGAAGAATATCTGTCATTAGTAAACAGAATCGTAAATAACCGAATACATCAGCCTGATGTCGAAAAAGACAAACATTCTGAAGATATGAACATATTCTTGAGTCAGATCTACGAAAAAAACATCCATAGAATGCTTAATAACAAAGATGATTATGATGAAGTTAAGATAGAAAATGAGTTGAAAAAACTTGAACGTATTATTGGGCGTGATTCAAATAAATACCAAAGTTTATTGGCAGAATATATTTTCTGA
- a CDS encoding putative uncharacterized phage protein (No significant database matches) has product MYLRILALFFVSFSLIAAPEATVNGIENNIKTLNKDVAAVKNALESLGERVNSSINNNDKLILQSHEILKGINKSIKRQHERQEEILNSLAQAKKINEQDVDLSLSLKSDHPAIWGNVFSVIASALITLMILKFTLAKETKTQIKSLQENLIAQTKLNNKQIGSQVILNQQQIDTQLKLSITQYQQAHLLTIDEFRQKWINTFREEISIFIGSIIAVKDFHQIENGFFHYWQRTKKAEKLRIDYYEIKAKKIKQSEHGLFVATKQLEIKKSDDYKDLLKHEREAKQEFEKYKDEYKEFKTLHVNVLQQKTKLLLMLNPNKNTEDEKITELIALLVSYITLGDRTNLPEKNIDEIDIKLKRLQGLVKNMLKGEWDRIQRKQPKIKNSSISLVN; this is encoded by the coding sequence ATGTATCTACGTATCTTAGCTCTCTTTTTCGTTTCTTTTAGCCTGATAGCTGCACCAGAAGCGACGGTCAATGGTATTGAGAATAATATTAAAACTCTGAATAAAGATGTAGCAGCAGTAAAAAATGCTCTTGAAAGTCTAGGTGAAAGAGTAAACAGCTCCATAAATAATAACGATAAACTGATTCTTCAAAGTCATGAAATACTAAAAGGCATTAATAAATCAATAAAGCGTCAACATGAAAGACAAGAGGAAATTTTAAATTCTTTAGCTCAAGCAAAAAAAATAAATGAGCAAGACGTAGATCTTTCCCTCAGTCTTAAATCAGACCATCCTGCAATTTGGGGGAATGTATTTTCAGTCATTGCATCAGCTTTAATTACTCTTATGATTTTGAAATTCACCTTGGCAAAAGAAACAAAAACACAGATTAAAAGCCTCCAAGAAAACTTAATTGCTCAAACTAAACTTAATAATAAACAAATAGGATCACAGGTTATACTTAATCAGCAACAAATAGATACACAATTAAAACTATCTATAACACAGTATCAACAGGCTCATTTACTGACTATTGATGAATTTAGGCAAAAATGGATTAATACATTTAGAGAGGAAATAAGCATTTTTATAGGTAGTATCATTGCGGTAAAGGACTTTCATCAGATTGAAAATGGTTTTTTCCATTATTGGCAGCGAACTAAAAAAGCTGAAAAACTTCGAATTGATTATTACGAAATAAAAGCTAAAAAAATTAAACAAAGTGAACATGGACTTTTTGTAGCAACTAAACAACTAGAGATAAAGAAGAGTGATGATTATAAAGATTTGTTAAAACATGAAAGAGAAGCAAAACAAGAGTTTGAAAAATATAAGGATGAATATAAAGAATTTAAAACATTACATGTTAATGTTTTACAACAAAAAACTAAGTTATTGTTAATGTTAAACCCTAATAAGAATACTGAAGATGAGAAAATTACTGAACTGATTGCACTTTTAGTTTCATACATTACATTGGGTGATAGGACAAACCTTCCCGAAAAAAATATAGATGAAATCGATATTAAGCTAAAAAGATTACAAGGTTTAGTGAAAAATATGCTGAAAGGTGAGTGGGACAGAATTCAGAGGAAACAACCAAAAATTAAAAATTCTAGCATTTCCTTGGTCAATTGA
- a CDS encoding putative uncharacterized phage protein (No significant database matches) gives MEAIIIFFIFLVIFFTLWYLKPLIVHRLKTKKIKLVLISKDGKEKVNTLYLYHNDPLWKAIKIHQGVENEQ, from the coding sequence ATGGAAGCTATTATAATATTCTTTATATTTTTAGTAATCTTTTTTACTCTTTGGTATTTAAAACCATTGATAGTTCATAGGCTAAAGACGAAAAAAATAAAACTTGTGCTTATATCTAAAGACGGAAAAGAAAAAGTAAACACTTTATATCTTTATCATAACGACCCATTATGGAAGGCAATAAAGATTCATCAAGGTGTTGAAAATGAGCAATGA
- a CDS encoding phage recombination endonuclease VII has product MTTPKQLKTKDINSIREQMLKAQGNKCQLCKRSTTEVRRTYHIDHAHSGEPFEHHIRGILCPICNTSLGAIWKKLIRSGLVNELGVDAAIEWLASAASYYQQDYSMNDYHPNRIKDQAKAFNKLTKPNQLKMLSDLSIDIPTKAAKKDLIKLYKNHLRQ; this is encoded by the coding sequence ATGACAACACCAAAACAACTAAAAACAAAAGACATCAATTCTATACGTGAACAAATGCTTAAAGCACAAGGTAACAAGTGTCAGCTATGCAAACGTTCAACTACTGAAGTAAGACGCACATATCATATCGACCATGCCCATTCTGGCGAACCATTCGAACACCATATACGTGGGATCTTATGCCCTATATGCAACACTTCTCTTGGTGCTATTTGGAAAAAATTAATCAGATCAGGCCTAGTTAATGAACTAGGTGTAGATGCTGCAATTGAGTGGCTAGCATCAGCTGCTAGCTATTATCAACAAGATTACTCAATGAATGACTATCACCCTAATAGAATTAAAGACCAAGCTAAAGCCTTCAACAAACTGACTAAACCGAATCAGCTCAAGATGCTTAGTGACCTTAGTATCGATATACCAACAAAAGCCGCTAAAAAAGACCTTATCAAGTTATATAAGAATCATCTTAGACAATAA
- a CDS encoding putative uncharacterized phage protein (No significant database matches), with amino-acid sequence MTRPTLSPEVMATKIIETEDQLDGTIIETMKNNDGSLDCKQWLKGADLHRIDGPAVIMYDRNGKGSIHKWYQNGKQHRVGGPADIHYDNRGEIVVEIWYQDGDLHRVDGPAVIYNNWKFCADREEWYQNGKQHRIDGPAAIYHNLDGKLAVKMWYIDDHKHRLDGPALIKYNNDGSILSEEWYLAGKDITTGVNDLLGNEYEICTPEFKFALEML; translated from the coding sequence ATGACTAGACCAACACTAAGCCCTGAAGTAATGGCTACTAAAATTATTGAAACCGAAGATCAACTAGATGGCACTATTATAGAAACCATGAAAAACAATGATGGTAGTTTAGATTGTAAACAATGGCTAAAAGGCGCAGATTTACATCGTATCGATGGACCTGCAGTGATCATGTATGACCGAAACGGAAAAGGAAGTATTCATAAATGGTATCAAAATGGAAAGCAACATCGCGTTGGGGGACCAGCTGATATACATTATGATAATCGTGGCGAAATAGTTGTAGAGATATGGTATCAAGATGGAGACCTGCATCGCGTAGATGGTCCAGCTGTGATTTATAATAATTGGAAATTTTGTGCTGATCGAGAGGAATGGTATCAAAATGGAAAACAACACCGCATAGATGGGCCAGCTGCTATATATCATAATTTAGATGGAAAACTAGCTGTGAAGATGTGGTATATAGATGACCATAAACATCGATTAGATGGTCCAGCTTTGATCAAGTATAACAATGATGGAAGCATACTATCAGAGGAATGGTATCTAGCAGGTAAAGATATTACTACGGGTGTGAATGATCTGTTAGGTAACGAATACGAAATATGCACACCTGAATTCAAATTCGCACTAGAAATGCTGTAA
- a CDS encoding putative uncharacterized phage protein (No significant database matches) — MILDNESVKIHYDGEGERIKSHQMKASFVSGSIKAIETIYLESYKEANKIYQSKISTEVMLEGGFCEGSLWWLMKLFNSESESQQSLQDKPVYSSVTNAVSRVINLLKQMDLSTTEIVIKNTSDGYEINVDGEHVILDELQCAILTNPKIRAALSDLAMPLTEDGIDKLTITDGPLKEPSVIVNKEQKDNLIIKRNHKHIIEEGEIEGFYYIDTLSYNPKSKWKLISYDNPTISIIVLITDPKFLKRVSDNAETFSKDDLLEVKGTWYKEKTKLTGKCTDNYTIIEVKEHIPAEDRQWKLL; from the coding sequence ATGATTTTAGATAATGAGTCTGTAAAGATTCACTATGATGGTGAAGGTGAACGGATTAAGTCTCATCAAATGAAAGCATCCTTTGTATCAGGAAGCATCAAGGCTATCGAAACTATATATCTAGAATCATACAAAGAAGCAAATAAAATTTATCAATCAAAAATTAGCACAGAAGTTATGCTCGAAGGGGGGTTTTGCGAAGGTTCGCTCTGGTGGCTAATGAAGCTATTCAATAGTGAATCGGAATCACAACAATCACTTCAGGATAAGCCAGTTTATAGTTCAGTAACAAATGCTGTGAGTAGAGTCATAAACCTATTAAAACAGATGGATTTATCGACTACAGAAATTGTGATAAAAAACACATCTGATGGTTATGAAATTAACGTTGATGGTGAGCATGTTATTTTAGATGAATTACAATGTGCTATTTTAACTAACCCTAAGATTAGAGCCGCCTTAAGTGATTTAGCAATGCCGTTAACTGAAGATGGTATCGATAAGTTAACAATTACTGATGGTCCATTAAAAGAACCATCAGTAATTGTTAACAAAGAGCAAAAAGACAATTTAATAATAAAGCGTAACCACAAACATATAATAGAAGAAGGAGAAATTGAAGGTTTTTATTATATTGATACTTTAAGTTATAATCCAAAGTCAAAATGGAAACTAATTTCTTATGATAATCCTACAATAAGTATTATTGTTTTGATTACAGATCCTAAGTTTCTAAAACGTGTTTCAGATAATGCAGAGACTTTTTCAAAAGATGACTTGCTTGAAGTGAAAGGAACTTGGTATAAAGAAAAAACTAAGCTGACAGGAAAATGCACTGATAATTACACTATAATCGAAGTAAAGGAACATATACCTGCTGAGGATCGGCAATGGAAGCTATTATAA
- a CDS encoding putative uncharacterized phage protein (No significant database matches): protein MAITNIINVIEKIKQLKANRIANEQIAVKELTSGYSVDLSEAWEMLNTLAIKSKVIWDDIKGGKQQVQNSYNANFAGHAGELTAMTYYMTKCKNVEAPDLNAYMQDIPETSVYDLIADGCNIQVKCISKLQSSRFQVTTYNINKYSNDGTDEVCFVYVDKEAKIGYVYGLSTPQGMLADNCIEPNDQGKSCFSARNVLH, encoded by the coding sequence ATGGCTATTACAAATATAATCAACGTAATCGAAAAAATTAAACAGTTAAAAGCAAACAGAATCGCTAACGAACAGATCGCTGTTAAAGAGCTAACATCAGGTTACTCAGTTGATCTATCGGAAGCATGGGAAATGTTAAACACCTTGGCAATTAAATCAAAAGTAATATGGGACGATATTAAAGGCGGTAAGCAACAAGTCCAAAACAGTTATAACGCTAATTTCGCAGGACATGCCGGTGAGCTAACAGCAATGACGTATTACATGACGAAATGTAAAAACGTAGAAGCTCCTGACTTGAACGCTTATATGCAGGACATACCAGAAACGAGTGTATACGACTTGATTGCAGATGGCTGTAATATACAGGTTAAGTGCATTAGTAAGCTTCAATCAAGTAGATTTCAAGTGACTACATATAACATAAATAAATACTCAAATGATGGCACTGATGAAGTGTGCTTCGTCTACGTAGATAAAGAAGCAAAGATAGGTTATGTATACGGGCTATCAACACCTCAAGGCATGTTAGCTGATAACTGTATTGAACCAAACGACCAAGGAAAGTCGTGTTTCTCGGCCCGCAATGTTCTGCACTAG
- a CDS encoding putative uncharacterized phage protein (No significant database matches): protein MLMSLKPCWSLYKEMYINGTLENYKNNVQEWAASANAKRQTEFTFEINEEDKAPAGFNAMMLAIPIKQDHRSTTEILIEEEYFHTTAHSEKLQNALDNILNIINTK from the coding sequence ATGCTAATGAGCTTAAAACCGTGTTGGTCTTTATACAAAGAAATGTATATAAACGGAACGCTAGAAAATTATAAAAATAATGTTCAAGAATGGGCTGCATCAGCTAACGCAAAACGACAAACTGAATTTACATTTGAAATAAATGAAGAAGATAAGGCACCAGCAGGATTCAATGCAATGATGCTAGCTATCCCGATCAAACAAGATCACAGATCAACAACAGAAATATTAATTGAAGAAGAATACTTTCATACAACAGCGCATTCAGAAAAATTACAAAATGCACTCGACAACATATTAAATATTATTAATACAAAGTGA
- a CDS encoding putative uncharacterized phage protein (No significant database matches), giving the protein MNTRTTKIFINDHNTEIDKTTFLAGTISGYMTITLQDEDDVTAISTQQYFINTTQPTLDILSYWRAGYIGRYESYKAYYKAEFENVQIKRGNIVKSINGGKGKKVVACWIAAYDKDILAFEVHYPSGGIFRATDIHMGVNHLEQRATDSIPCNKITDDLAQYPLVAMSTPKEKVTHRRKGMKLSIEDEATILDLLKNSNIKQKAIAERFGVKPSYITNKKTKWKSEGKL; this is encoded by the coding sequence ATGAACACTCGAACAACTAAGATCTTTATAAACGATCATAATACTGAAATAGATAAAACCACATTTTTAGCAGGAACTATTAGTGGTTATATGACCATAACATTGCAAGATGAAGATGATGTAACCGCAATATCTACACAGCAATATTTTATCAACACCACGCAACCTACACTAGATATTCTCTCATACTGGCGCGCTGGCTACATTGGTCGTTATGAGTCATACAAAGCATATTACAAAGCAGAATTTGAAAACGTGCAAATCAAACGCGGCAATATCGTTAAGAGTATTAACGGTGGCAAAGGTAAAAAAGTTGTAGCTTGTTGGATTGCAGCTTATGACAAAGACATATTAGCATTCGAAGTGCATTATCCATCTGGTGGTATCTTCCGTGCAACTGATATTCACATGGGCGTTAATCATCTAGAACAACGCGCAACAGACTCTATACCGTGTAATAAAATAACTGACGATTTAGCTCAATATCCATTAGTGGCAATGAGCACACCAAAAGAAAAAGTAACACATCGTCGTAAAGGGATGAAGCTATCAATTGAAGATGAAGCAACTATATTAGACCTGCTAAAAAACTCCAACATAAAGCAAAAAGCTATAGCTGAACGCTTTGGTGTTAAACCTTCGTATATTACGAACAAAAAAACAAAATGGAAAAGTGAAGGCAAACTATAA
- the murQ gene encoding N-acetylmuramic acid 6-phosphate etherase has protein sequence MSVVIMDIKSLTSEQKNLASANLDQLSTLELVKLFNSEDEKVTQAIKLELPLIAASIDMIAHAFQQNGRLIYIGAGTSGRLGVLDASECPPTFGVGSQQVQGIIAGGEAAMFNAQEGAEDDLYAAQVDLNQIQLTPHDIVVGIAASGRTPYVIGGLNFANKLGCDTIAISCNNDSPIAAIAKIAITPVVGPEVLTGSSRMKAGTAQKLVLNMLSTGAMVRTGKVYQNLMVDVKTSNKKLITRSENIIMDVTGVERERAQALLLQANQHVKSAILMELNGIDYDTATQQLADNHGFLRQALAI, from the coding sequence ATGAGTGTAGTTATTATGGATATAAAATCGCTTACTTCAGAACAAAAAAATTTAGCAAGTGCTAACCTAGATCAACTTTCAACATTAGAACTTGTTAAGTTATTCAACAGTGAAGACGAAAAAGTCACTCAAGCTATCAAACTTGAATTGCCCCTTATTGCAGCTTCAATTGATATGATTGCACATGCATTTCAACAAAATGGACGATTGATTTATATTGGCGCCGGTACATCAGGCCGTTTAGGTGTATTAGATGCATCGGAATGCCCACCAACATTCGGTGTAGGTAGTCAGCAAGTACAAGGTATTATTGCCGGTGGCGAAGCGGCTATGTTTAACGCACAAGAAGGGGCTGAAGATGATTTATATGCTGCGCAAGTTGATTTAAACCAGATCCAATTAACACCACACGATATTGTTGTTGGCATCGCCGCATCAGGTCGAACCCCCTATGTGATTGGCGGTTTAAATTTTGCCAATAAACTCGGCTGCGACACAATTGCAATAAGTTGTAATAATGACTCACCAATAGCTGCCATCGCTAAAATTGCAATTACGCCTGTTGTGGGCCCTGAAGTACTAACAGGTTCAAGTCGAATGAAAGCCGGTACAGCCCAAAAGTTAGTACTTAACATGTTAAGTACTGGCGCGATGGTAAGAACTGGTAAAGTTTATCAAAACCTGATGGTAGACGTAAAAACCTCAAATAAAAAGCTAATTACACGCAGCGAGAACATCATCATGGATGTCACCGGTGTTGAACGCGAACGCGCACAAGCATTATTATTACAAGCGAACCAACATGTAAAATCGGCTATTTTAATGGAACTAAACGGTATTGATTATGATACTGCCACACAACAGTTAGCAGATAACCATGGTTTCTTACGTCAAGCATTAGCAATATAA